From Aspergillus fumigatus Af293 chromosome 3, whole genome shotgun sequence, a single genomic window includes:
- a CDS encoding arylsulfotransferase family protein: protein MPSWTRTPACFRRQFSRLPGPSPLSSSRSRFSGLIFTVAGVVISLLYLFYVFVVPQLLRFRLRLDLSPYDLGFYGLGPSRSYASFEYESPVVEITEWASGCDSRYTFLAPRGDSVAHPGPVILDADGELVWMKYNWDTTQDFKVQRYNGADYLTYWEGTEVESRGSGSWYMLDSTYTQKYQISPIGNFGGGDLHEFHITEQGTALVTVYDPIPADLTSIGGPELGWILDGVFQDIHIETGELLFEWRASQHYPVTSSYEALDGAGKDRNNAFDFFHINSVDKDEQGNYIVSARHLHAVSYIDHVTGNVLWTLGGKLNEFTDLSHGQATNFAWQHDARWHANNTITLFDNAAHSNSDPDSESRGMVIQLDLSQRTAELLAAYYHPQQMRSVSQGNVQILDESGRVLVGWGHSAAFTEYTADGDLLCDVHFAASAFFSFGRVVSYRASKSTWVGRPLTIPDAAVMGDRVYVSWNGATEVVAWRLEVWDARAVEGSTFDVVAQFAKTGFETVIEIPEELGSPLFRLAALDAEGNALGYTEILQKDQGVDVDELLDLHNWIVAAAFIISVGGLLLGLYQCCGCCQILPRCRRRPNEYQLVAFGDNDNGENDPV from the exons ATGCCCTCTTGGACTCGGACTCCTGCCTGCTTCCGTCGCCAGTTCTCGAGACTTCCTGGTCCATCTCCCCTGTCGAGCTCACGGAGCCGGTTCTCCGGCCTCATCTTCACCGTCGCTGGTGTCGTCATCAGTCTCCTCTACCTGTTCTATGTTTTCGTTGTTCCGCAACTGCTTCGATTCCGTTTACGACTTGATCTAAGCCCATATGATCTGGGATTCTACGGCTTAGGTCCTTCCCGAAGCTACGCATCTTTCGAGTACGAGTCTCCCGTAGTAGAGATCACAGAATGGGCGTCGGGATGCGACTCGCGATACACATTCCTTGCTCCGCGCGGTGACTCGGTTGCTCACCCTGGGCCCGTCATTCTGGATGCTGATGGGGAATTGGTGTGGATGAAGTATAACTGGGACACAACGCAGGATTTTAAAGTACAGCGATACAATGGCGCAGATTACTTGACATACTGGGAAGGGACTGAAGTGGAAAGTCGTGGTTCCGGGTCATGGTACATG CTCGATTCGACCTACACCCAGAAATACCAGATATCCCCCATCGGCAACTTCGGGGGCGGCGATCTGCACGAGTTCCACATCACAGAGCAGGGGACAGCGCTTGTCACCGTCTATGACCCTATTCCGGCGGATTTGACTTCAATCGGCGGACCTGAACTCGGCTGGATCCTTGATGGGGTTTTCCAAGACATCCACATCGAAACAGGCGAGTTGCTTTTCGAATGGCGCGCGTCACAGCATTACCCCGTCACCAGCAGTTACGAAGCACTGGACGGTGCGGGGAAGGATCGCAATAACGCGTTCGACTTCTTTCACATAAACAGCGTCGACAAGGATGAGCAGGGTAACTATATTGTCTCTGCAAGACATCTCCATGCCGTTAGCTACATCGACCACGTCACCGGAAACGTGCTATGGACTCTCGGCGGGAAGTTGAACGAATTCACGGACCTGTCTCACGGACAGGCGACCAATTTTGCCTGGCAGCATGATGCCCGGTGGCACGCCAACAACACCATAACACTCTTTGACAATGCAGCACATTCAAACAGCGATCCCGACAGCGAAAGCCGCGGCATGGTCATCCAACTCGATCTCTCCCAGCGCACAGCCGAACTGCTCGCCGCGTACTATCATCCTCAACAGATGAGATCTGTCTCCCAAGGCAATGTCCAGATTCTCGATGAAAGTGGTCGGGTCCTCGTTGGCTGGGGCCACAGCGCAGCTTTCACGGAGTACACTGCCGATGGGGACTTGCTCTGCGACGTCCATTTCGCGGCTTCTGCATTCTTCTCGTTCGGTCGGGTTGTGTCTTATCGTGCATCCAAAAGTACGTGGGTGGGCAGACCGCTGACGATCCCCGACGCGGCGGTCATGGGCGACCGTGTGTATGTGAGCTGGAACGGCGCGACGGAGGTGGTAGCCTGGCGGCTGGAAGTCTGGGACGCGCGCGCTGTTGAGGGCAGCACGTTTGACGTGGTCGCCCAGTTCGCGAAGACTGGATTCGAGACGGTGATTGAGATTCCTGAAGAGCTGGGCAGTCCACTTTTTCGCCTGGCGGCTTTGGATGCCGAGGGTAATGCGTTGGGGTACACCGAAATCCTCCAGAAGGATCAGGGTGTCGATGTGGATGAACTTCTTGACCTGCATAATTGGATCGTGGCCGCTGCTTTTATTATTAGTGTTGGGGGTCTGTTACTCGGGTTGTATCAATGTTGCGGCTGCTGTCAAATCCTTCCCCGATGCCGTCGTCGTCCGAATGAGTATCAGCTGGTAGCTTTTGGTGATAATGATAACGGTGAGAACGATCCAGTCTGA
- a CDS encoding threonine/serine exporter family protein has product MSETHHDNESYELLTNPESLEPTAIENRNRHDRSLSQPANAEARESHHLGLPGELSRPHRVRFRSISQHRDVDNTDTTEKVYSNSSDSSTRTLLNSAPRATDVTDMLKAEQFDDETDISSRYDGSGYTSANYPPSTPERISEDSTTRERTPNRSKSVKQRWREAGQLIRQKTVRLGERLGRPLDDGEALGASLLPEDLEGGMPIRRVHSQYRMPAGDDTDDEDRPNPSAEAHRLVRRMTQHTNLRHRKPKPAYQRSGQSTPERPSSWYDSYRPLSFSGGGGILSQLLKLQAAQNEKDGLSATDDSDNGSPMSSGATTPKSGSATPKSGAATPKKEKVKWYKKPHHRSTASLVEASMNLSRATLPSSADVLSMTQQKRGKKKAYRKHRLEDEIKVTVHIAEILARHRYIMQLCRALMRYGAPTHRLEEYMTMTARVLEVEGQFLYLPGCMIMSFDDPVTRTAEVKLVRSTQGVDLGRLAETHNVYKNVVHDLIGVEEAIQELDEIMKRKPRFNKWILVPVYGLAGAAVGPFAFDARPIDMPIIFILGSLVGLMQHVISPRSTLYSNVFEVTAAVLTSFLARAFGSIRITVDGQKQFLFCFSALAQSSIALILPGFMVLCSSLELQSHQMIAGSIRMVFAIIYSLFLGYGITVGTTVYGLIDGNATSETTCRDLSIYGSKYIQHFIFVPIFVICLAVINQAKWKQVPVMIFIATCGYITNYFSTTKLGSRSEVANTVGAFTLGTLGNLYSRLWHGHAATAILPGIFVLVPSGLASSGSLIAGINYANQVRENLHKSGNGTDTSSQDTSIASLGFGMIQVAIGITVGLFIAALVVYPFGKRRSGLFSF; this is encoded by the coding sequence ATGTCGGAGACTCATCATGATAACGAAAGTTACGAGTTGCTCACCAATCCAGAGTCTTTAGAGCCAACCGCCATTGAAAACCGCAACAGACATGACCGCAGTCTCTCACAGCCGGCCAACGCCGAAGCGCGGGAGAGTCACCACCTCGGACTGCCCGGTGAACTCTCACGACCACATCGAGTGAGGTTTCGATCTATCAGCCAACATCGTGATGTCGACAATACAGACACTACTGAGAAAGTCTACTCGAATTCCTCCGACAGCTCCACCCGGACGCTGCTCAATTCTGCACCACGAGCCACAGACGTTACCGATATGCTAAAAGCAGAGCAAttcgatgatgagacagaTATATCATCGAGATACGACGGGTCTGGTTACACCAGCGCGAATTATCCGCCTTCGACCCCCGAGCGCATCTCCGAAGACTCTACAACCAGGGAGCGGACGCCAAACCGATCGAAGTCTGTCAAACAAAGATGGAGGGAGGCAGGTCAGCTGATTAGGCAAAAGACAGTCCGTTTGGGAGAACGCCTTGGTAGACCTCTGGATGACGGCGAGGCGCTGGGAGCCTCCCTTTTGCCTGAGGACCTGGAAGGTGGGATGCCAATCCGCAGGGTCCATAGCCAGTACCGCATGCCTGCGGGCGATGATACGGACGATGAGGATCGACCCAACCCCAGCGCGGAGGCTCACCGTCTTGTTCGACGAATGACTCAACACACTAATTTGCGCCATCGCAAACCGAAACCTGCGTACCAACGTTCTGGCCAAAGCACTCCCGAGCGTCCCAGTTCGTGGTACGATTCTTACCGTCCTCTATCCTTCAGCGGAGGGGGCGGAATTTTGTCtcagctgctgaagctgcaAGCTGCGCAGAATGAAAAGGATGGTTTGTCGGCCACGGATGATTCCGATAATGGCTCTCCCATGTCCTCGGGAGCTACAACGCCCAAGTCAGGATCGGCCACCCCCAAGTCTGGTGCAGCCACacccaagaaggagaaagtCAAATGGTACAAGAAACCGCACCATCGATCGACTGCTTCCCTAGTGGAAGCATCGATGAACTTGAGTCGGGCCACCTTACCGTCATCCGCCGATGTTCTGTCAATGACACAGCAGAAGCgggggaagaagaaggcttATCGCAAGCATCggttggaagatgaaatCAAGGTGACCGTGCATATTGCAGAGATCCTGGCACGGCATCGGTATATCATGCAGTTGTGCCGTGCGCTGATGCGATATGGTGCGCCTACGCACCGATTGGAGGAATACATGACCATGACGGCGCGGGTCCTGGAGGTCGAGGGACAGTTTCTGTATCTTCCTGGTTGTATGATCATGTCCTTCGATGACCCTGTTACTCGGACGGCGGAAGTCAAGCTCGTTCGTTCGACGCAGGGGGTCGATCTGGGACGATTGGCGGAAACGCACAACGTTTACAAAAATGTCGTCCATGACCTGATCGGAGTCGAAGAAGCGATCCAGGAACTTGACGAAATCATGAAGCGCAAACCGCGTTTTAATAAATGGATCCTGGTTCCGGTGTACGGTCTGGCTGGCGCCGCGGTCGGCCCCTTTGCCTTCGACGCCCGGCCAATTGACATGCctatcatcttcattcttgGGTCGCTTGTCGGTCTGATGCAGCACGTCATATCTCCCCGATCCACCCTCTATTCTAATGTGTTCGAAGTGACAGCAGCAGTGCTGACCTCGTTCCTGGCACGCGCATTCGGCTCGATCCGTATAACTGTGGACGGTCAAAAACAgttcctcttctgcttctccgctCTGGCACAGTCCTCCATCGCCCTAATTTTACCGGGTTTCATGGTTCTGTGCAGCAGTCTCGAACTCCAATCCCACCAGATGATTGCAGGTTCTATCCGCATGGTCTTCGCTATAATCTAttccctcttccttggctACGGCATCACGGTCGGCACCACCGTCTACGGCCTCATCGACGGCAACGCCACCTCCGAAACCACCTGCCGTGACCTCTCCATCTACGGCAGCAAGTACATACAACACTTCATCTTTGTCcccatcttcgtcatctgcCTCGCCGTCATCAACCAAGCCAAATGGAAACAAGTTCCCGTCATGATCTTCATTGCCACCTGCGGCTACATTACCAACTACTTCAGCACAACCAAGCTCGGCTCCCGGTCCGAGGTCGCCAATACTGTCGGTGCATTCACGCTCGGTACCCTGGGTAATCTCTACAGCCGCTTATGGCACGGCCACGCGGCTACCGCCATTCTACCTGGTATTTTCGTCCTCGTGCCATCGGGGCTGGCCTCCTCGGGCTCCTTGATCGCCGGCATCAACTATGCGAATCAGGTCCGCGAGAATCTGCACAAGAGCGGCAATGGCACCGACACGAGCAGCCAGGATACGTCTATCGCTAGCTTAGGTTTCGGAATGATTCAGGTAGCGATCGGTATCACTGTGGGATTATTCATTGCGGCGCTGGTTGTATATCCGTTTGGGAAGCGCCGGAGTGGGCTTTTCAGTTTTTAA
- a CDS encoding TspO/MBR family protein yields MPWSFTLPQEFFTSPVLAVATPIGVGSLVGYLVNRLGHTKELYSRLRQPPLRPPAWVFGPVWTVLYGMMGYAAHHATASTTLLTPATAVASFQTLYTTQLVLNYLWMPLFFGARKPGWALADIVALGGTVGKLMAMWWDFDRTAFWMMLPYAGWLCFAAYLNVSVGWLNNWDFDSRDGR; encoded by the exons ATGCCGTGGTCATTTACACTCCCTCAAGAGTTTTTCACCTCCCCAGTCCTGGCTGTGGCAACGCCTATTGGGGTGGGATCCCTGGTGGGATATCTGGTCAACA GATTAGGCCACACAAAAGAACTCTACAGCCGTCTCCGCCAACCGCCCTTACGCCCTCCCGCTTGGGTCTTCGGGCCCGTGTGGACCGTCCTCTATGGAATGATGGGCTACGCGGCCCACCACGCAACAGCCTCCACGACCCTCCTCACGCCAGCGACTGCAGTAGCCTCTTTCCAAACATTGTACACGACGCAGCTGGTCCTCAACTACCTCTGGATGCCGTTATTCTTTGGTGCGCGGAAACCTGGGTGGGCCCTTGCGGATATTGTAGCTCTGGGTGGTACGGTCGGCAAACTGATGGCAATGTGGTGGGATTTCGATCGCACTGCGTTTTGGATGATGCTCCCGTATGCAGGTTGGCTCTGCTTTGCGGCATATCTGAATGTAAGCGTTGGGTGGTTGAACAACTGGGATTTTGACAGTCGTGATGGACGATAG
- a CDS encoding alpha-ketoacid dehydrogenase subunit beta, producing MASLRPSVKRLLRQPPCRLYSGAPSSSSRLNLPIDYKSTPLLHHTSSSLSSALELPGSTTSKSLNLYQAINSALRTALATDNRVMLFGEDVAFGGVFRCSMDLQTEFGSERVFNTPLTEQGIVGFAIGAAAQGMKPVAEIQFADYVFPAFDQIVNEAAKFRYREGGTGVNVGGMVVRMPCGAVGHGALYHTQSPEALFAHVPGVQVVMPRSPSQAKGLLLSAIFQSNNPVIFMEPKILYRAAVEHVPNEFYTLSLNKAEVVKPGNDVTVVSYGQPMYLCSEAIRAIEKDMGASVELIDLRTIYPWDRQTVLDSVKKTGRAIVVHESMINYGVGAEVAATIQDGAFLRLEAPVKRVAGWSTHTGLTFEKLILPDVARIYDAIKQTLEY from the exons ATGGCTTCTCTCCGCCCCTCTGTCAAAAGGTTATTACGACAGCCGCCCTGCCGGTTGTACTCGGGCGCtccgtcatcctcatcacgACTCAATCTACCCATCGACTACAAATCTACACCCCTTCTGCATCATACCTCGTCCTCACTATCGAGCGCACTAGAACTACCTGGCTCAACCACCAGCAAATCACTAAATCTATACCAAGCTATCAACTCCGCGTTGCGAACCGCCCTTGCTACGGATAACAGGGTGATGCTGTTTGGCGAGGATGTAGCATTCGGCGGAGTGTTTCGATGCTCGATGGACTTGCAAACGGAGTTCGGATCGGAGCGTGTATTTAATACCCCGTTGACGGAACAAGGGATTGTTGGGTTCGCTATTGGAGCTGCCGCGCAAGGCATGAAGCCTGTTGCCGAGATCCAATTCGCCGATTATGTTTTTCCTGCTTTTGACCAGATTGTGAACGAAGCTGCAAAGTTCAGGTACCGAGAGGGAGGTACAGGCGTAAATGTGGGGGGAATGGTGGTCCGAATGCCCTGTGGTGCAGTCGGACACGGCGCCCT ATACCATACACAATCCCCCGAAGCGCTTTTCGCTCATGTTCCCGGTGTCCAAGTGGTCATGCCTCGGTCTCCGTCACAAGCAaagggcctcctcctcagcgcaatcttccagagcaACAACCCTGTCATCTTCATGGAGCCCAAGATCCTGTACCGAGCAGCGGTTGAGCACGTTCCAAATGAATTCTACACATTATCTCTTAACAAAGCGGAAGTGGTCAAACCAGGAAATGACGTGACGGTCGTCTCGTACGGTCAACCAATGTATCTCTGCTCAGAAGCCATCAGAGCTATTGAAAAGGACATGGGCGCCAGCGTTGAACTCATTGATCTCCGAACAATATACCCTTGGGACCGACAAACTGTCCTAGACAGCGTCAAGAAGACCGGACGTGCTATCGTAGTCCACGAGAGTATGATCAATTACGGCGTCGGTGCTGAAGTTGCTGCTACCATCCAAGATGGCGCCTTCTTGCGCCTGGAGGCTCCAGTGAAGCGAGTGGCTGGCTGGAGCACCCACACCGGCCTTACATTTGAGAAACTCATCTTACCTGATGTCGCGA GAATTTATGATGCTATCAAGCAGACACTGGAGTACTGA
- a CDS encoding putative DUF341 family oxidoreductase: MPLKLLCLHGWGTNTKILQSQLNGLMTELRRDNTATFHFVEGDIDSVPGPGIAGFYDGPYYSYYKFPRSLSDPDGSEEESLLEAYNLLYDIIDEDGPFDGILGFSHGGTLASGFLIHYAKTYPHEPPLFRCAIFINSLPPFRMDSGENIVIDSDLDGYIKVPTVSIAGAKDPLFEYSLALYRLCDPSRSTSIVHSKAHDIPNDKKNVALMAAGIRKLAIEALAIW, translated from the exons ATGCCACTCAAATTGCTTTGTCTGCATGGTTGGGGCACAAACACCAAG ATCTTGCAATCTCAGCTGA ATGGCTTGATGACCGAGCTTCGGCGAGACAACACGGCAACATTTCATTTTGTCGAAGGCGACATTGACTCGGTGCCGGGCCCTGGCATCGCAGGATTCTATGACGGACCCTACTACAGCTATTACAAGTTTCCCCGGTCGCTTTCTGATCCTGACGGCAGCGAGGAGGAATCCTTGCTTGAAGCATACAATCTCCTCTATGATatcatcgacgaggacggtCCCTTTGATGGTATCCTCGGCTTCTCGCACGGAGGAACCCTGGCTTCGGGCTTTCTGATTCATTATGCGAAGACATATCCGCATGAACCACCTCTCTTTCGATGTGCCATATTCATCAATTCTCTACCACCGTTCCGCATGGACTCCGGTGAGAACATTGTAATCGACTCAGACCTTGACGGCTATATCAAGGTACCGACTGTAAGCATCGCTGGGGCGAAGGATCCCTTGTTCGAGTATTCGCTTGCATTGTACAGGCTGTGTGATCCATCAAGGTCCACGTCGATAGTACACAGCAAGGCCCACGATATTCCTAACGATAAAAAAAATGTTGCTTTGATGGCTGCAGGGATCCGCAAGTTAGCTATCGAAGCTCTGGCGATATGGTGA